The Hevea brasiliensis isolate MT/VB/25A 57/8 chromosome 9, ASM3005281v1, whole genome shotgun sequence nucleotide sequence TTCAATCAAAAAGCATTTTAAAATTTAGCAACTTGATTAAAGCATCGTGCTTACCTACAAATCCTTGCAACTACTGCCCCACTAGGCAGTTAAGGCTAGTTTTTCTGTTGGCCACTAAAACTTATATTAATTAGCTAGAAGCAAGCGTAAATTGTGAGTTTAATTATAACATAAGATAATAATTTGGctgttatttatttaatatttttcaaaaataatgatattttactGAGTCTGATGTTACATATATAACATTGAAATAAGCATATATGTTTTGAAGGAGGAGAATTACAAAAGACTCAAAGTGACTAATCCAATTTGGTCGAACctgaaatttattattattatttttttttattgggaAGAGAGCTTGAGTTTATTTATTCAaggattgaattatatatatatggattttAGGATGAACATTTAATCTATTAGACATTTAAACTCACTTGTCCCTCCACAAGTAATCAATAAGGCCAATTTATTTTGCTAGAAAGCAAGACCACGTCTGCTTGTGTTGTGGTCCTTGACAATCGACCTCTGGTGCCATTCTCCGCAATTGACTTCCACGCAATTCCCTCTTTCTCAGGATATCCTCATCGAAACTTCTTAACCTTTAAGTTTCAACCATTCACTCCAATTCTCTTTAGGTCGGGTATCCTCACAAGAAGGTTTGGGTTCAACTTGGATCAAAATTCAATGGATGGGTTTACATAGCCCAACCCAGCTGGACTTATTGACACTTGTAAAAGCATTTCTATTACATGgagaattattatttatatttttaagttttgaaGAAAATCaatcaaattatttatatttattattattttataaggttcaaataatcaataaaaaaaaaagtgggTCCATTAAAAAAGAAGCATAGTTAAGGGTATCTTATCTTAATTGACCACATGAAAAATGGATGACCAAATCAGGGTAATTACAATAGGGAAAACTTTCATGCTATCATTTTATCTCAACATCATCATTACCCTTGAATCCCATAGACAATCAATTATTTTTGACCCTGAAAGTTCAAACTATTACTTTTGAAATTATGGGACTACACGTTTCTAACTCTTATTAAACCTTATTTTTATAgcagataaaaatttaattattttttttaataaagtatTAGAGTGTTAATTGACATTTTTAACCTATAAAAagtattttatttgaaaaaaaaaaagagaaaaatttataggccaaaatagataaaaaaaacatTGTGTAGATCAAGCTTTAAAAGAAGGAGGTCTTTGTTAAGAAGAGACAATCTGAGCCCACTTATCAAGCACTAGACTGGTTAGGCCCAGAAGATAGAGAATTGATTCAACGACCGCATCCGGATTCTAGAAACGGTTAAAGCGTGGGGCCGTGAATGCTTTAATCCAATGACTACAATACCCTTCACATTTATATCCAGTAAGCGGCAGTCACGCGTAATTAATGATGCGTGAAAGGGTTTAACTTGACATTCAATTGCCTCACACATAATCTCTGACCAGACCAGGGCAATTTAGTCATTACGTAAATATTTTGATTTTCCCTCTTTATCTTGTttttgaaattacaataaaaattaaaaagcaaacaaaaTCTATGAAACTGCGAAATCCACGGACTCCCGGCCTCGATAGAGACGCTTGAAATATTAAAAGAACCAACGTGTGCAAATTTTAACATTTGACTATCCAACCAAAACTTGCCACGTAAACACTAGGTGGGACTACTTGTGCGGGTTTGGTTCTTCTAGCAAATGCCACACGGACATTGTTGAAAATTTTGGCGGGCAATCTAAAGAATTTCAAATAAAGAGCAAACCCTCTAGGTCCCATCTCATCTCTTCCCTCTCTGCAACTTTCTCTCACTTCAAGGTCTGTGCCGTATGCGTCTTCTTTCAATTTCTATGGTTTTTCGCTCCATTCTCTTGAAATATCGGGTTAGTTCATCTCCATTTTGCCTCGTTGATTACGATTTCAggagtagtttctttattctggTTCTATTTAGTATTTTATGTCCTCCTTTGATTGTTATTTCCCATTTGATTTGATTATCTAGTGTTTCGTACTCTTGGAGGAGAGCGATTGTTAGGGTTTCTGATGTTTCTGGGTTTTTTTCGCGGGTGGATTAATCAAAGATAGTTGTGGATGTTTCTAATTCGTGTGAGTTTGGATTGGTATATGCTTTTGTAATACACGATTTCATTCTGCAAAgattatagatttttttttttcacgcTTATAATATCATGTCTTGGTTTGTGAATACTTGATTCTTCTATATATTTTATATGTTATATTGAGGGAATTTCTGGAATTATGTCTTTCAGGTCTCAATTGATGGTGGCTTAAGTTATTTCTAGTCCATTACTGCTTGAATATAAAAGGAGATTTAGTGTACAGTGttgaggaaaattaaaaaaaaagaaaaagaaaaggtagCAAGTATGGGAAAAGTTTCCCCAaaagatagggatttgaaaaccCCCAAACAGAAAAGGCGATTGCGGAGTTCTAGCAGCAGGTTTCTGAAACCAGGTGCCCTTGCTCAGCTTCGCTATAGCAAGGCTTCAGCTACGAAGTCATGTACTGATCTTGGGAAGAAAAGGGTTGCAGTGTTCACCACCAAGAAGGCAGAGGAAGATGATCTCATGATTGAAAATAAGGTTATTGATAAGAGCCCCATGATGTTATCTCCTGTGGATATAGTTAAACAGAGTCATTTGGTGAGGACACCAAAGACACCTCAAACTGAAGAGAATGAATCTGAGTCTAGGCTCGAGTGTCTTCCAATGGATTTACTGGTAATAATAATTTCTAATGACCCCACTTCTATGTGTGTTGCAGGTGCATTTCTACATGCATGCATGTGTATATTTGGCTTGGCATTGTAATAGAAAAAATGGTTGATTGACTTCCTTGTCATTAAGAATGTTAATATGAACATGTTTGTGCCTTTTGCACAAAAAGGCAAGAATCCTGAAGTAGTGGTATAATCGCTGTAGATTAATTTATGCTGTTGTTGGTACTAAGATTGTCTTCACCTGTGGATGGCACGGTGACCGTGTCTTGAAAAAACACAATTTGGAAATCTATGTTGTATGGATCCTTCTATTCTTAGTTTCCTGATTTGGTTTTCCTCGACTATAATGTTACAGAAAATCAAGTTGTGTAGCTTTGAAAAATATGAATCTATTATTGGAAACTCCTCAATTTAGAATGttgttaaattaaatgaaaatttgaatggCACTGTTGGAGACAATTAGTAAGTAGTAAAGAATTTCATTGTTTTTTTCAGATGTTGAGGTACAAATTTGTAGAATTACACCAAGATGAGTACAATTACATTTTCGTTAATGAATTCATAGGGGATTGATGTTTGTGCTCCTtagattttaatatattttaatattctaTGTAGTTTTGAAATAACATTATATTACTCATAGATGTTTGTGCTTGCTTTAGAAAGTGATGTTCTATTTAGCTCAGTCAATGCTTGCTGCAATCGAAAGCcactttattaaatattataagggctgttcattttttttctctatttagaAAAACAAAAGAATTCGATGCATAATTCCAGAATTGGTTAAACAGATAAAATACATAATATCTCAAATTTTTAAGTTGTAAAGTTAAAAGTCAATGAGAGTGAATGTAGAGACAATAATTGTATACTTTTGCAAATGTTATCTAGTTAATTCAGCGTCTTAGTTTAGATTTGTTTATTCCAGTTGTTTTTGTCCCTGTGCTTGTCTTTTTGTCTTTAGTCTTTTCAATTTTGTATTTGTTAAAGTTGTTCTGCATCAGAAAGTTTGTGTTTGAATTTTGTAGAATATTTAACTCCATCTCATTGATACCTATAGATGGAACATAGTTTTGTTCCTTATTCTTTCTGAAGTTGCACTCCCTCCTTTCCAGCTTTGAATCCTTGGCATTGACTTTTGTTTTCTtcatatttttgaggttaaaatACTTTGTCACCTTCACCATGATCAATTGAGGGCAGTTTTTCATGTATCTCGGAGGATTAGAAGAGCAGTAAGTCTTTCAGTTCCTGTGTGTGGCTGTGTGATATGTATTTCTAGCTTTTGCATGTGCTTGCTTGTGCTGGATGTTTGATTGAATTGACTAAGTGAATTCGTTACTCTTGAGCAGGTTTTGCTTGCAAGGcaatttcattttaattacaCAACACCAGATCGCTCTCGGCAGGAGATGTTGAGAACAATGACCCCACGGCCTACTGAACACTGGCCTTTCATGGGGTGGGTACCCaaagtttgagtttttttttttttaatttttttaattttcaagtcCTTTGCTTTTTAGATTTTATCATGCTTTTCCTATTTCATTTTTTGTTGATGTTGTTTGAATGATTACTGCAGCAAGAAGGATGGGAAGGCTGTTTTCATGCCAAGCCCACACACTCCAAAAGCACCAAGACATGGTCTCCGGCCACCTTCTCGCATCAAAGTCACTGAGATGAAGCAAATTGCTGCTGTTCTTTTCCAAGATTCAGCATTTCCTTCAAGATGCATGGTACCATCTGCTTTGTCAAAGCCCCTATGCAAATCTTTGGCTTCTAACAGGGTTTTGTTCTACGAGGATGAGTTGTGCCAAGCAGTTGCTCAGAATAAGCTTCGTTGATGTCTATCCCATCGCCTGTTTGTTTTTGTGTATAGTTTGTTTCCTATCTCTATAGGTAGTCATAGCTTGGAAAGGAAGTATGCAATTTTGTAGCTTTTACTGGGTTAGCCGGTAGTATAAGAAGATAATATGGGCATTAGATTTGCACTAGGAGTTAGAAGATTTAGGTGTGGCTGTGGGAATAATATATTGAAACTGGTTACTTGTATATTTCTGTGTTTGAAAGAATGGTTTtcccctttaaaaaaaaaaaaaagaacaagcgTTTGAAGTGCCCTTGATATAGAGATCTTGTATGCTTTTAAGTTCTCACGTTGGTCCATTATTTTTACCGTTAACAGCTGGGAATCTCCATGCATTTGTTAACTGATTACATGAAAAGCATTAATCTACATACATTTAACATTAAACTTGATGCCAAATTAGCTCATACACTCTGGAGGAGCTGGAAGTTTGGGACTTGATTATTGTGTTTTCCTCCATCGACTATCTTGTACCTTCAAACATACTGATTTCGTTAGAAGAAATGTTTATTTAGGAGGGGATTCTTTTTTTATCTGAAAGAAGATTTTTATTCATGATCAGAAACTACAAAACAGTCCTCGTGAATTAATGAGAGGAGCTGAGATCGGAGATAATGCACATTCATTCGCTTGCTATTAGATATTTCAGCCTGTTTGGCATTGAGTTTTAAATGCTGAAATTACTTTTCTAAATAAAAGTATTATGTTAGATATTGTTGAAAAAAACAGTTTGAAAAaagttattttgttattttagtattcttatgactaaaactggtcaaatttaattattaattatttttaaatactcttcaactagtatatttaaaaaaataattttcttaacaaCAGTTTCAACAATAATGACGCTCGAATAATTTGTCCACATCATTGTTGAGCATACGATCTGAAGGGTAAGGATTTGATAGAGGCCCTATCCGAGGGATGGTAACTATCCCATATATGTACATGTAGGTTATCTAAATGATTACACAGTACGCTGACCTGTATATTTCCTGTTGCATAGCATCCTTTATCTGCCACCTCAAGCCCTGTTTTGCACAAAATAATTACCATTATCATCCAAGAGAAACTTAACCGTAAAGAAATGATCTCTTGGTCTACAAATTACCATATTGAGCAGGATTTTGGAGGAGGAAAAGCATTGGATTGTAGATGTCAAAATAGACAAGCCTGACATCCAGAAGCTGTTTGTAGAGAGAATCAATTACTATGGAGACCTTGGCATTAAAGAGCTTAGCTGCTTGATTGGCAGACTCAATATATGCCACCAACTAGAGTTCTCTACGATGGCACTCACCTATTGGTGGCAAACCCACCACTCCAATTCACCTTGCTCCCAAGAGTGGTAACAGGGCGGATTGGAGGGGAATGCAAAGAATTGAGATTGGGCAAATTTTAATTGAGATTCAAACTTCAACTATAGCTATAACTCATTGGTTTgcaggaatatatatatatatatatatttcttaaaattatgatattttaaatacttaaatacattaaaataagtttattttaaacaaaaaataataacATGTTAGCAAAGTTTGGGGATTCAAGTCGAGGAGTTTGTTCCCGCCTACACACTATCGGGAGAAGAATGGTATCGGAGAAAATTTGTAAGGTGCGGGGCAGGACAAGTGGGAaactttttataaaataaaaaataaaccgTTGGATTTAATTTagtctttcaattttttttttaatttgaataaaaatcaattaaaattaactATCAAAACTATAAAAAGGTTAAAAAAGAATAATCAACCAAAATAAAAGTTAGCACATTACTAATACTACAATCATTTACTAGAATAAcactaataataatttaaaaacataATTAATATTATGATTAAGTCTGTTGAAATGTTCTAATAAATTAACATTACCAATAGCAATCATTAACgatatcaaaatatttaattttttttttactaatacaATTAGACATACAGtactaattaaaaatattcaattgcatcatattcttGGACTATCAATAATGATAACTGTGGAAAGAGAGATAGGTAGGTCTCCTCATCCGAACATATTGTTTAAATTGTTGAGGACGAGAGTGATAAGGGTCTCATAAGCCTTCTCTGTAGGATGGTAACTATCCCAAAATACGTATTTTGAGTCATCTTTGCAAGTTAATGGGTCCTCAAGGTGATAACAAAGGTAAGTCACCTCTATTTTTCCTGTGCCGCAGCATCCCTTCGTTGCTTCTTGGAATCCTGCAGCATCCAACACCAATATTAAAATGTCATCTATGGCACTGGTTTTACCGGATGCTAAAAATTAATGGGGAAATAATAATGATGATGTATCACCATATTCAGCAGGATTTTGGATGACGGAAAGCAGAGGATTGTAGACGTCAAGATAtacaagaatagaatcagaaagcGATGTTTTGAGAGAATCAATAGCTGAGACTAGCTTGGAATTGAAGAGGATTGCAGCTTGATTCTCATAATCTACACACTTTCTTTGTATGCCTCCACGTGTGGTTCTCTGCGATGGCACACACCCTACTGGTGGTAAGCTCAGTACTCCAATTCTTCTCGCTCCAAGTCCATGAAGTTCCTGTCATCTTCTTTTCCTTGTTAGGCACTTAGAACCAACAAAATTCAAACTTAATTTGATAgtgaaaattaaaacttttagcatcgattctaaatttaattttattgccGAACTGATTAATGGAGTATTTTCATTTTGTTTATAACAATAAATATTGGCTCTACCCACTTAAGCATCGATTAATAATACAGATACAGTAGCAGCTAGTAAATATTAATAACAAGAAGACAACACTCTGGTGCGAGTTGGTAGGGGTGGCCATTAGCTTCGATTTAAGACTCAAGAGAATTAAAATTGGATCCCACTATCCCtcttaattttgatttaatttttgttttgattttgattaatatgatatttaaatttttttaaatatttttttaaataaaaattttgatttgatttaaaattGGACCAACTGGTTCCAATTTAGTTTGAAATCAATTTTAATCAATctggttttaattaattttgaacaATTCCCATTTTGGATGGAACCAATTTTAATTTGATTCCAATTTCAGATTTGAGTTAACTGTTGTTGGGTCTACCAGCAAGGCAACATTTATTAGAACCATACACATCAGAATAGGCAACAGCTATTAAAACTGTGCACATCAGTTTTGTTAAAAGccattttacattttttttaaatattgataatattattaaaatgtgaaattatttatacatatataaaataaaaatatataattaatttaatattataaccaaataataaaaaataacttgaATATGAAAATATAATTCAAACCGTTAATTACTGTTAAATCATGATAATGTGACGAATACATGACATTGGCCAGGTCAATGCTATATCTACACGTGTTGCCTCGTTAGCATCACATTTTTATCATATTAGCATCATTTAATGATAACTACTGGTTTAAACCACATTTGCCAAACAGAGGATATTCTTAACATTTAATTGGTTTAGACTAAAGGTATCAAAGTGATAAAAATTAAACAGAGGTCCctcatgataattttttttttggtactTTACCCAAGACAAAATAAAGAGTATGTATAACACTACTTAGTGGAGTGATATGTGATAGTTTTAAGGTACCTGGATAAAACTTGAAGCTGAGCTAGCTAAGAAATCCGCATAGGAATCAATAGTATAGTGAAAATGCCTCAATGGAGTAGAATAATAAGTGTTAAGAATATCGTTGCTTCCTATGCAGATTATGAATACGCTTTTGGATACTATGGCTGCACTTCTTTCTTCTCCAACTGCTGAATTTATCTTTTTTATGTACTCTTTGAACTGGTCTATTTGATCAGATAAGGAAAATGCAGGCTGCATCAAATcaggaaaatgaaaaaaaaaaaacctataattaatagcagaaaataattaatgaaagtcTTGACACGGGCAAGAGGAAGGAAGAGGGAAAATTACCGCAAGAGTGGATGTGACAGGATCATAACCAGCGCCGCCGGAGGCAAAGGTTACTCCTGTTAGGAGGTCTTGAAGCTGCAGGTTCGGATCAAGATAAGCCGGCAAGAGTTTCTTTACGCCAAGTGCTTCAGCTGATGGAAATATTTAATTTGAGAGTGAACCTCTTCTTTACGCGTAAATTAATTAGCGTTGAATTGTTTTAATTAACATGCATGCTTTTAGAGTAGTAATATGAAGTTGACGATATTCAGCAATTTAGAAATGCATGAACAagcctattaaaaaaaaaagcaacgTATGAACAAGACTACCTATGAAGTCAGAGGGGACCCTGCCATTGCTAAACCTTCCGGTTGGTTTTCCACCCACGAAGTCCCGCCCATAAGGAGGGAAGTTGCACTGGGCAGTAGTTTTGATATTGTTGTTGTTGCCTGTATCCACTATAGAATCTCCAAACACAAATACTGCTGGAACCTTTTCATTGTTGGGCAAAGTTATAGTAGGGACTGCAGTATTTAGGGGAAATAACAGAGCCACTAGCAGAAAGAAAATAGAAGATGAATATCCAAGATTTTCAAAGAGAAACTTCATGTTTAGAACAGTAGTGTGCTTCTTATTCTTCTTCGTCCTCTTCTTCTTCCGGGTGATGAAAATTACTAGTATTTATTGGATTAGGACTCACTGATATGCAGTGATATTTTGcacattatatatttaatatactaaaataatatactaaatatttatataaaatcaattatatcataaattaaaAAAGATGAGACTCAATAGTATATGAATAAAAATGTACCTAATAATTTACTGTGACATCTATTTATTTATTGGACTCGCAGGCAAATTTAATAGTTGTTAGATATGTCAGATAGCAGTTGGGGTGaataaattatgtatttttttttttttttttatactcggCAATCTAG carries:
- the LOC110635032 gene encoding F-box protein At4g35930; its protein translation is MGKVSPKDRDLKTPKQKRRLRSSSSRFLKPGALAQLRYSKASATKSCTDLGKKRVAVFTTKKAEEDDLMIENKVIDKSPMMLSPVDIVKQSHLVRTPKTPQTEENESESRLECLPMDLLVKILCHLHHDQLRAVFHVSRRIRRAVLLARQFHFNYTTPDRSRQEMLRTMTPRPTEHWPFMGKKDGKAVFMPSPHTPKAPRHGLRPPSRIKVTEMKQIAAVLFQDSAFPSRCMVPSALSKPLCKSLASNRVLFYEDELCQAVAQNKLR
- the LOC110635049 gene encoding GDSL esterase/lipase EXL3; this translates as MKFLFENLGYSSSIFFLLVALLFPLNTAVPTITLPNNEKVPAVFVFGDSIVDTGNNNNIKTTAQCNFPPYGRDFVGGKPTGRFSNGRVPSDFIAEALGVKKLLPAYLDPNLQLQDLLTGVTFASGGAGYDPVTSTLAPAFSLSDQIDQFKEYIKKINSAVGEERSAAIVSKSVFIICIGSNDILNTYYSTPLRHFHYTIDSYADFLASSASSFIQELHGLGARRIGVLSLPPVGCVPSQRTTRGGIQRKCVDYENQAAILFNSKLVSAIDSLKTSLSDSILVYLDVYNPLLSVIQNPAEYGFQEATKGCCGTGKIEVTYLCYHLEDPLTCKDDSKYVFWDSYHPTEKAYETLITLVLNNLNNMFG